The sequence AGCAGCATCTGCAACAAACGTTCTCCCATCCTCTACTGTTACCTTCACCCCATTATATCGCCTTGTTATTTTTTTGACCCTGAGAATAGGAATGTACAATGCTGGTTAGTTTAGCTGCATGCAGATTGCCGAACATATATAAAACAAcatggtcgtacccagtgcacaaggctcccgctttacgcagggtctgggagaggtgaatgtcggctagccttacccccatttatggagaggctgctcccaagtctcgaacccgagacctaccgcttatgggcgaaggcacttaccatcgcaccaagtgcgacctctgatATATAAAACaacatgaataaaaaaaaatgcataccTGTGGCTCAAGCGTACATCGAGACCCTTGGCAAGGGTGTTAATAACAGGGAGGTAACCCCTGACCATCAGACCATGACCACCAGGGAGCAGTTCTTCCTATATAAGAGAATAAAAAACTATAATTAAATCACCTAGGTTATAAACTCGTTAATGCAAAAATTCGGATTAACGTACACTGACATAATAATTTACAGTTGAATTAAGACTCAGAAAGGCAATGCGTTTATTAGTAATCTGATGGATGAGAAACTTGCCTGATCCCAGCATTTAAGTGAAATTGTATCAGCATCTGCAGCAAACCAACCTTCCATTCTGCACAAATACCACTGCAGTACCTTATGCGCAACTCCTTCCAACCTGTCCAACATAAAGCATAACACTTTCCCTAAACTATTTCTAGACCAACAAGACGTAAACAACTGAAACAACGTAATTAAATATGATTTTAAATTATGTACCTTAATTCTGGTTTCCTTTCAAAAACAATTGAGAAAGCACGGGCAATGGGCATGTCCTCACTAAATTCCTGTCTTACCGCGTCTGTCTGCATTAAGGAAACAAAAGCATATCAAAGAATGGCCAAAATGGCAAGACACTATTTAAGGCTTAAGATAAAAGCAAAGAAACAATAAGAGTATTTCAAAAACCCAAGTCTACAgctttagaaaaataaaatatacacaTCAGATGACTTGCCTCTTTCAAAATGTTCTCAAATACTTCGCCAACTTTCGTGACCAAATCTTGAGGAACTTGATTCCCATCCATATCAAAGAGTGCATAGCTGCAAAGAACACAAGAAAATCTCCATGATGTCAGACATGCCGGTGCACATGACAGCTGGGGAGAAAGAAATCAACttcaaagaaaagagaaagcaatgTATTACCATCACAAATATTTAAACACACTTGAACGTATCAACCGTATATATATTACATTGTAGACTGCTGGTAATACTGTAAATTGTCGACGGCATACCTTGGTAATATACTAGAATGTAGGAGTATAAAGCGACAAAACAATTTAGACCCAAAAACAAAGAACCAAGCACTGTAAAACTAAAGCAATGCTCACCGACAACCCAAAATTGAACAACATTTAAAATTCACATCATTTCAATACAGCCACTCATTTCAATACAACACCTACATAAAGGGAGTATCAGTTTGAGGAAGATATTAGTACCTTTCCAAGTCATGGTCATATAACACAGAGTTATCTCCACTCGTACGGTATAAGGGTAACCCCAGTCTCCCAATCAATGGTGCCAATGGATTCTCTTTGCATACTCCGTGCAACCTGAAGcatcaaacaacaaaatttagGCTTCTAAATTCAAGTCATCCGAATTCAAAATTCAGGCGAATCGAATCCCTATTACAAGCAGGCAATCCACATTCTTGGCTTACCATGATGCACCCAAATCAATGGGGAAACCGAATGAGTAATCGGTGCAAACTCGACCGCCAAGTCTATCTCGAGACTCCAACAGCACAACCTGaccatcaaaattcaaaattcaacaaAACCCATAACTGCAAATTTCAATGTGCAAAACACTGAGCTGGGATTTCCATCTGGGTACCTGAATTGAAGCATCGTGGAGAGCACGTGCGGCTGAAACACCCGCCATGCCGCCGCCTATAACTATTACAGACGGAGACGGCGCCGATCGCTGCCTCTTCTCACCATTTGAGCAAAGAGCTGAATTTGCACAAGAAAAATaccaaacaaattaattttacACATAATCCAGGATTACGAACTTTTAAAAGAAACGAACTTTTAAACCCCACATGGAAATTAAAAAGGTAAATGTGAACGGACCTCTTCGCAATTGGTGATTACTCTTGCTTCCAGACGCCATGGTGATTCAAATCGAAATTGGTAttggaattaaaattaaaattgggattaaaattaaaattagataataataataataaaggatCGAGGGCTTTCTTCTCGAATTTAAGAATGGTAAGAGGCAATTGAGGGGAGTAATGGGGAATGAAGAGCAAGAGACACGTAATGAAGTgattggaattggaattggaattcAATGTCCTCTTTGAAAAACCGAGCTCTCCCAACCAGCTCATGCGACTTTCTTGTTACCAAACGATTTCTCAAACAGCTGCGATCGCCGATCGGATTCCGATTTCCGGCGAGATATCGAGCGCAATC is a genomic window of Malus domestica chromosome 09, GDT2T_hap1 containing:
- the LOC103443150 gene encoding polyamine oxidase 2 isoform X1, translated to MASGSKSNHQLRRALCSNGEKRQRSAPSPSVIVIGGGMAGVSAARALHDASIQVVLLESRDRLGGRVCTDYSFGFPIDLGASWLHGVCKENPLAPLIGRLGLPLYRTSGDNSVLYDHDLESYALFDMDGNQVPQDLVTKVGEVFENILKETDAVRQEFSEDMPIARAFSIVFERKPELRLEGVAHKVLQWYLCRMEGWFAADADTISLKCWDQEELLPGGHGLMVRGYLPVINTLAKGLDVRLSHRVKKITRRYNGVKVTVEDGRTFVADAAVVAVPLGVLKAKSITFEPKLPDWKEAAIEDLGVGIENKIVLHFENVFWPNVEFLGVVADTSYCCSYFLNLHKATGHSVLVYMPAGQLAKDIEKMSDEEAANFAFTQLKKILPDASTPIQHLVSRWGSDVNTLGSYSYDMVGKPHDLYEKLRVPVDTLFFAGEATSVDFPGSVHGAFATGAMAAEDCRMRVLERYGELDLFEPVMGEEAMSIPLLISRL
- the LOC103443150 gene encoding polyamine oxidase 2 isoform X2 → MASGSKSNHQLRRALCSNGEKRQRSAPSPSVIVIGGGMAGVSAARALHDASIQVVLLESRDRLGGRVCTDYSFGFPIDLGASWLHGVCKENPLAPLIGRLGLPLYRTSGDNSVLYDHDLESYALFDMDGNQVPQDLVTKVGEVFENILKETDAVRQEFSEDMPIARAFSIVFERKPELRLEGVAHKVLQWYLCRMEGWFAADADTISLKCWDQAKLLPGGHGLMVRGYLPVINTLAKGLDVRLSHRVKKITRRYNGVKVTVEDGRTFVADAAVVAVPLGVLKAKSITFEPKLPDWKEAAIEDLGVGIENKIVLHFENVFWPNVEFLGVVADTSYCCSYFLNLHKATGHSVLVYMPAGQLAKDIEKMSDEEAANFAFTQLKKILPDASTPIQHLVSRWGSDVNTLGSYSYDMVGKPHDLYEKLRVPVDTLFFAGEATSVDFPGSVHGAFATGAMAAEDCRMRVLERYGELDLFEPVMGEEAMSIPLLISRL